TACATAGGACTGGCCGTTTTCACCGCTGCAATGGGGTCGCTTTTCTTCACCCCCTCTTCACTCGTCTGGATGTTTTATGCTCAGATATTCTTTGCCGGTGTGGGCTTCTCAAGCTTCCAGCTTTTCCCGTTTTCCATGCTTCCAGATACCGTTGAGTATGACCAGATGCAATCCGGCCTCAGACGAGAAGGTGTATTTTCAGGCATGTGGTCGGCAGGACAGAAGATAGCCTATTCGGTTGGACCGCCGATCGTGGGGTTCGCCCTTTCTCTTTCCGGTTTCGTTGCCGAAGGTGTCCAGCCCCCCGGTCTTGATACAGGAGTGAGGGTAATATTCTGCCTCTTCCCTGCGGCCATGATTCTGCTCAGCTTTATCCCCTTCAGCAAATATATTCTCACCGAAGAGGAGTTTGAAAAGGTAAAGGAGAAAATCATAAAGTCACAAAGAGAATCATAGCGCCGCTTAAAAAGTGCACCTGATCCGGACTAACCAGCTTTCCTGTCTTCACATGAGCTTATCGGCCGCTTCACCCGCCGCATCAATCCATTCTTCGGTTTCTCCGGCGATCACAGTCTCCTTGGCTGTTTTCAATATCTTGCCTGTCTCGACGTCAACAAGCCTTAAATCAAGCCTCATATTCAAGCCTGAAACAAGGTAGCTGCCGAATACCATGCGTTTTGCTCCGAGCATCCTGCCTACTTTCAGCCTCACCGACTCGTCCGCCAGGTCAGAGCTGCCCAGCTGCAGTTCCTGAAGAACGCTGACGAGCTTCTGCCTTTCTATTATCTGAACACCGGGCTTTATGGACAGCCTGCCTACAATTTCTGAAGATAGAAGCAATCCAAGGTCTTCCCCTGTGGAATCTTCAGGGCTGAGATTTTCGATGTCGAAGACTGCAATGGTCATGAGCCCGGATTTTTTACCTGTTGTTGAATTTGTTGCACACCCTGCAAACATTGCTGCCATAACCCATATCACTGACAGCAGGATTATGGTTCGCATATTATTTTTCTTTGGTCTCAGCATCGCTCTTCTCGATAATTTTATCGTCCTGGGAAACTGGCCTTTCCTGTTTTACAATCTTTGCATTGGAGAAATCGAGTTCGGTAGAAACGACCTCAATTTCGCCCACTTTTTTTGGAGAAGCCTTAAGGACCTTACCTTTATATTCCGTGGCAGGCTGTTCTTCAATTACATTGAATTTCGTTCCTTTAACCACTCCCTGATTTGATCCCACGTTTATCATCAGGTTGCCGTCCTTGTTGCTGACGACATATCCCTTTACCGGATATTCCTTGATTAAGGCCGCAAGCAGTTCCCTGTTAAGACTGTTCACGTTATCTTCAAATCTCTCGTCTGTTCCTATGTCCCTGTTTATAACCTTTTTAATTCCGGTGGTTTCGGTATCAATAAGCCTCATTCTTAACAGTGACACGTCGGGAAGGTTGAACACCACTCCTGTGCCGAGAACCCTTGCCGCAAGTATTTTGCCCAGCTTGAGCTGCGTTTCGGGATCAGCCAGGCCGGATGAGCCTATTTTGAGTTCTTCAAGCAGCCTGTCCATAACAACCCGATCAACCGCCTTTACACGGCCGGAACTGTTAAGCTTGTCCGCCAGATCCGTTGTAAGAACAGTCGAGATACCGTCCCTTTCCCCGAGCGCACCCTTTTCCTCGAAATCCACGAAAGCAATGGTGGTGACCGGCGTAGTCCAGTCGTCCTTCGGTGCTGCGGATTTTTTCTGTTCCCTGTACTGCCTGACAAGATCATCTACATACTTGTTTATGAGTTCCCTTCGCTGAGCGTCCTTCTGGAGCTTCACCATCTCGGTGGCCCTGGCCGCCAGTATCTTCGTATATGCATCTCCTTTTACTGCAGCTTCGCCTTCCTTGTATGATGTGAGAGCCTTGTCGTAATCGCCCTCTTTTTCATAAGTTACTCCCTTGTTAGCCATGGCTTCGACATAATAGGGGTCGAGTTCCACGGCCTTGTCATAAAGCTCGCGGGAGCCCTTGTAGTCTTTCGCACCCGCATAAAGCCTCCCCAGTTTATTATAAGCAAGCGCCTTCTGGAATGATTCCCCTTCCTTTTTACCGGCGGCATTTGCATATTCCTTCCTTGCCTCATCCTTTTTGTTCTTTGCATAGAGCACGTCGGCCTTGATTATACTTGCATAAGTCCTTTCCGGCGCGATTTTTTCGACCTCTTCGGCAAGTTTGAGGGCCTTCGCAGGATCACCCTTTCTTGCATAGACGGCGGCGAGGCCTTCCTTTCCATATACGACGGAAATGCCTTTGCCGTTTGCAAGACCAGTAAATATCTTTTCCGCTTCACCGGTTTTGCCCGCTTTGAGCGCGGCATAGCCTTTTGTCATGAGCGCTTTGGCATCGGCAGGGGCTTTTTTTATGGCCGTATCGCTCAAGGCCTCCGCAAGTTCCGTCTGTCTCTGCTGGAGTTTCCTTTCAGCCAGCCTTTCCAGCATGACGCTTGTGGTCTTACCGCCTCCCTGTATTACGTCAATGACCTTCTGGCCGGGACCAATAACACATACGGTTGGAAGGATATTTTTTGCATCATAGGCCTCGCTTACCTTCGCATTGTCAATGAGGACAGGAAACGACAGTTTG
Above is a window of Desulfomonilia bacterium DNA encoding:
- a CDS encoding CsgG/HfaB family protein, which gives rise to MRTIILLSVIWVMAAMFAGCATNSTTGKKSGLMTIAVFDIENLSPEDSTGEDLGLLLSSEIVGRLSIKPGVQIIERQKLVSVLQELQLGSSDLADESVRLKVGRMLGAKRMVFGSYLVSGLNMRLDLRLVDVETGKILKTAKETVIAGETEEWIDAAGEAADKLM
- a CDS encoding tetratricopeptide repeat protein: MNKMKRITWLFLILIFILGGSLYAGQIEGGPAAPFVLFDIQGKKYDLATMKASPMTIVYFFNPLSQSSVEGLLSLDQIAKKYKKADLNVLAVTASQKDKAVTFAKSSKLSFPVLIDNAKVSEAYDAKNILPTVCVIGPGQKVIDVIQGGGKTTSVMLERLAERKLQQRQTELAEALSDTAIKKAPADAKALMTKGYAALKAGKTGEAEKIFTGLANGKGISVVYGKEGLAAVYARKGDPAKALKLAEEVEKIAPERTYASIIKADVLYAKNKKDEARKEYANAAGKKEGESFQKALAYNKLGRLYAGAKDYKGSRELYDKAVELDPYYVEAMANKGVTYEKEGDYDKALTSYKEGEAAVKGDAYTKILAARATEMVKLQKDAQRRELINKYVDDLVRQYREQKKSAAPKDDWTTPVTTIAFVDFEEKGALGERDGISTVLTTDLADKLNSSGRVKAVDRVVMDRLLEELKIGSSGLADPETQLKLGKILAARVLGTGVVFNLPDVSLLRMRLIDTETTGIKKVINRDIGTDERFEDNVNSLNRELLAALIKEYPVKGYVVSNKDGNLMINVGSNQGVVKGTKFNVIEEQPATEYKGKVLKASPKKVGEIEVVSTELDFSNAKIVKQERPVSQDDKIIEKSDAETKEK